The Nostoc cf. commune SO-36 genomic sequence GATAGGTAATATATAAGGCGCAATTTTAGCTATGAAGCTTACTTTTGGGCTTTGCTAAGTTATGTAAATAAATATAACTATAATATTACAAATAGTCAACTAGACTTGACAAACAAAGGCTGATAAGTGTCATAGCTAATACTTATCAAAGCAGTATGATCGGAAAATAAAACGGGTTACTGGCTAAGATAATGGGATGAAAATGAGAACTGAACTTTTGGGGAGTAGAAAAACTGAGCGATTAACGGCACAAATCCGAGTAGTCGCAATTAAGCCAGAGATTTGAGAAGCTAGCTACTAGATCACCAAAGTCTTTACAATTCCCTTGTTGACTCAAAAAGTATTTCTCGACCTATGACGAATCAAGCTCCTATCCCGGTTATTGTCAACGGTGCTGCTGGAAAAATGGGCCGTGAGGTGATTAAGGCGGTGGCGCAAGCGCCTGACTTAAACCTAGTGGGTGCAATTGACCACAGTTTAGAACATCAAGATAAAGATGCTGGAGAATTGGCGGGTTTAAGCGAACCTCTGGAAGTGCCGATTACTAATCAGTTAGAACCGATGTTGGGGTATGTGGCTGGTGACAGACAGTCACCTCCAGGGGTGATTGTAGACTTTACCCATCCCGATTCAGTTTATGACAATATTCGCAGTGCGATCGCTTACGGTATTCGTCCTGTAGTCGGCACTACTGGGTTAAGTCCAGAACAAATTCAAGACTTGGCAGACTTTGCCGACAAAGCTAGCACTGGTTGTCTAATTATTCCTAATTTTTCCATTGGCATGGTGCTATTGCAACAAGCTGCGATCGCAGCCTCCAAATATTTTGACCATGTAGAAATTATCGAACTGCATCACAACCAAAAAGCTGATGCACCCAGTGGTACTGCCATTCAAACGGCGCAGTTATTAGGAGAATTGGGTAAAACTTTTAACCCTGCTGTTGTAGAAGAAACGGAGAAATTACCAGGAGCAAGGGGAAGTATCGCAGATGAAGGCATTAGAATTCATAGTGTGCGCTTGCCAGGATTGATTGCCCATCAGGAAGTGATTTTTGGCGCAGCTGGACAGATTTATACTTTACGACATGATACCAGCGATCGCGCTTGTTATATGCCAGGAGTGCTGCTAGCGATTCGCAAAATCTTAGCGCTAAAGTCGTTAGTATATGGATTAGAAAAGATACTTTAAACACACAATTGGGCACTCATGTTAGTACCACTGACTCGCCAGAAATTTGAACAAGTTGTCCCCCTAATTGCCACTGGTTTGCAGTACAAGTACTACTGGGGGAAGTTCTCAAATTTTTTGCAACGGCTGTTAATTTCTGTAGTTGCGGTAGTTATTCTTTTGCTTGTAACAGTTATTTTCAAGCTTGAGTTTGCTTCAATAGTATTTGTGCTAGGGGTAATTAGCGCTTTTTTTTGGCTGTGGTATCCAGTGTTTCAAGCAAGTATGCGAAATTTGCAATACCGCCGTTATAAGTACGGCGGCTTTTTCCGTGGTCGAGTATTAGATTGGTGGATTACAGACCAATTAGTAGGTAAACAAGAAACAGTCAACAACAAAGGCGAATTGGTGATTGTAGAAAACCGAGAAAAACAGATAAACTTGGAAGTGGGTGATGAAACAGGATTTACAATTGAATTTGTAGCACCATTACGTCCTGCCCACAAAGTTATTACTCGCGGTCAAATTGCAGAAATGGTAGTAATGTCAAATCGCCCAGATTTGAGCAGTATTGAAGAATTCAGTGATATATACTTTCCCAGTCGTGACCTTTGGGTGAGCGATTATCCTTATCTGCGGCGGGATTTCTTTAACGAAATTGGTCGCCGTTTGCGTGAAGACCAACAACAAAAGCCGCGGCGGCGGCGTCGCAGAGAAGAGGAATAAACTCTCTTATACTTTCTGCCTTCTTGCTAACGGGAGCATCCCACTTTGATAAGTTTCCCTTGCAAACGATAAGTCACTGGTTTACAAACAAAACCTGCCGACTGAGGCTCTACATAAGAGCGCTTTGGCGGATTTTGTTTTTTTAGCAGCGACTTCCAATCACCAGACATTTTTTTGAGAGTAGGATGCTTACTTAAAAATTGTGAGTTTGCAACAATATCGTGAGGGCCTTTAACATTTATTTTGCCACTATTCATGTAGATATTATAATCATAAATAACGTTTTTATTCTTAGTATTAAGATTAATATTTTTCCCCGGAAAAGCATAAAGAATGTTTCTGAGAATTCTGACATCAGATGACGTGTGAGCAAATATTTGTCCACCGTTAATTTCTGGACTCTGATTATTTAAAACGGCTGTGTTATTTAC encodes the following:
- the dapB gene encoding 4-hydroxy-tetrahydrodipicolinate reductase, which produces MTNQAPIPVIVNGAAGKMGREVIKAVAQAPDLNLVGAIDHSLEHQDKDAGELAGLSEPLEVPITNQLEPMLGYVAGDRQSPPGVIVDFTHPDSVYDNIRSAIAYGIRPVVGTTGLSPEQIQDLADFADKASTGCLIIPNFSIGMVLLQQAAIAASKYFDHVEIIELHHNQKADAPSGTAIQTAQLLGELGKTFNPAVVEETEKLPGARGSIADEGIRIHSVRLPGLIAHQEVIFGAAGQIYTLRHDTSDRACYMPGVLLAIRKILALKSLVYGLEKIL
- a CDS encoding phosphate ABC transporter permease, with product MLVPLTRQKFEQVVPLIATGLQYKYYWGKFSNFLQRLLISVVAVVILLLVTVIFKLEFASIVFVLGVISAFFWLWYPVFQASMRNLQYRRYKYGGFFRGRVLDWWITDQLVGKQETVNNKGELVIVENREKQINLEVGDETGFTIEFVAPLRPAHKVITRGQIAEMVVMSNRPDLSSIEEFSDIYFPSRDLWVSDYPYLRRDFFNEIGRRLREDQQQKPRRRRRREEE